The Candidatus Nitrospira nitrificans region TCGTCCACGACCAGCCCGACCGACAAGACGATGGCGAGCAGCGTCAGAAGATTGAGACTGAAGCCGAACGCGAACATGAAGATAGCGGCCCCGATCAGCGACACCGGCATGGCCACGAGCGGCACGAGCGCCGTGCGCACCGATCCCATGAAGAGAAACACCACCACCGCGACGATGAGAATCGTTTCCGACAACGTCTTGGTGATTTCCGCCAGCGCGTTTCGCATGAACATCGTGCCGTCCCACACGAGTTTCATGTCGATGTCGCTCGGCAGGGTCGGCCGGATGCGTTCCATCTCGTCGCGGAGCCGGTGCGCGATATCGATCTCGTTCGTGCCCGGCACGGGCCAGATCCCAAGATACACACCCTGAGCCTGGTTGTACTTTGCGACCATGTCCGCTTCTTCGGCCTCTCGCTCGACCTTCGCAATATCTTTTAGCCGGACGATGGCGCCGCCCCTGTCCGCGACGATGAGCTCCTCGAATTCCTGGGCCGATCGCAGGTCGGTATTCGCGAGCAGGTTGATCTGGGCGAAGTTGCCCTTCGTCCGTCCCACCGCGGCCAGATAGTTGTTCCGGAGCAGCGCGCCTTGCACATCACCCGGCGAGAGATTGAACGAGGCAAGACGGTCCGGATCGATCCAGATGCGCATGGCGATCTGACGGCCTCCCTCGATGGTCACCTTCTGCACGCCGGACAGCGTCGAGAATTGCGGTTGCAACGTGCGCAGGAGCCAATCAGTGAGAGCCGGGACCGGGCGTTCCGTCGACGTGAAGCTGAGATAGAACGAGGCATACGGCCGGTCGGCCCTCTGGACCTCGATGACGGGTGGTTCGGCTTGAGGCGGCAATTCGGCGCGCACCTGTTGGAGCCGTGCCGTGACTTCGGCGAGGGCCGCCGTGCTGCTGTGGTTCAACTTCAAATGCACGGTCACGGTACTGACACCGGCTCGACTCGTCGACTCCACGTAGTCGACGCCGCTGATCGCGGAGACCACCCGCTCGATCGGCGTGCTGAGGAACCCGCGCACGGTCTCGGCGCTCGCGCCGTAGTAGACGGTTGTGATGATGACCGATGAGCTTTCGATCTTCGGATATTGCTGCACCGGCAGGGTCATGAGCGCCCGCCATCCTGCAAGCATGATGACAAGATTGATGACCACGGCCAGGACCGGATGTTTCACGAAGATATCGGTGAAGGATCGCATGGGTATATCCCTATTTCTTCTTCGACGGGTGAATCGATTCAGTCGTTGTGGACCGTTCGCGCTTGGGCCTGCTTTTGCGAGGAAGAGTCGGGCGCAATCGCGACGAGCACGCCTTCGCGCAACTTGAACGATCCCGACGCGGCAACGGTCTCGCCGACGTCGAGTCCGGCGTGAATCACGACTTGATCGCCGACCATCGTGCCGCTTTCCACTCGCCGCACATGCGCTCGAGTCTTGAGATCCTGGTCCGGCGCGATTACGAACACCTGATCGCCCCCTGGCCCTTTGCGCAGCGCGCTGACCGGGATGGCGACGGCCTTGCGCGAGAGGCCGACGGGAACTTGAACCCGAACCGACGCGCCGGGGGCCAGCAGATGGCGCGTATCCTCCACCCGCGCCCGCACCACGGCATTTCGAGTCGTGGGATCCACGCGCGCATCGAGCGCGACGATGGCGGCTTTGATGGCGAGGGCTTCGCCCGGCGCCAGCACGTCGACCGTCTCGCCGCTCCGTAAGCCGGCCGCAACCTGCTGGGCAACCGTGAAATCGACATGGACCGCTTCGCCGACGCCCTGCAACGTCGTGAGCAAGGTCCCTTCGTCCAGATATTGACCGGGGTGAACATCGGCGATGCCGACGCGCGCCCGGAACGGCGCACGGAGGGTCTTCTTGGCGATGATCGCCCTGGTGCGGGCGATTTGGGCCCGGGCAATATCCAAATCGGCGCGAGCCCGGTCGACTTCCTCCTGAGTCGTGGCGAGTTCCTGATTGAGGTTCTGTCGGCGAGTGAGCACCGTCCTGGTAAGAGCGGCCTGCGCCTCCTGCGCCTTGAGTTCGGCTTCTTCGACGGAAACATCGAGCGCGACCAGCAAGGTGCCGGCTTCCACGATCTGGCCCGGCGTGAGCCGGACTTCACGGACCGTTCCGGCGAGTTCGTTCTTCAGCATGACCGAGCGTAAGGCCAGAACCGTTCCGATGGAGGTGGTGGTCTGGCGATGATCCATCTCGCGCGCGACGGCGACCGTGATGGATTCCATCGGCTCCGGTTGGTTGGCAGAGGCTGCAACGGAATCTTGAATGGATTCATACTTCCAGGCGATCAGCCCGATGCCCGTGGAGAGTACCAATGCGAGAAGCAAGACTGTTCCGATCCAGTTACGACGATTCATGAGAACAACCTCCAACGTGCTTGTACCCGAGCATCATGTAGACCTCCGATCAATGCTATGTTTTGAGGGAACAGCAATGACTGTTCCAGTCAAAGTTTGAACAAAGACGGCGCTCTCAACTATATGAATATGAAAATGAACTGTTATGAACCCTACCTTGAGTGTGGAAGGAAATAAGGTGAGGGTGACGAAGTCCATTCGTCGTCTATTCGTCAGATGACGAAATATCGACACGGGGATATTCCAGGGATCTCGACAGAGAAGTAGAGGCTACGATGGACGGACAATGCCCAGCTTCCGCATCTTGGAATGGAGAGTCGTCCGTTTCATTCCGAGCCTAGCGGCGGCCCCCCCGGGACCACCGAGGGTCCACTTCGAATCACGCAATACGTGCAGAATGTGCTTCCGCTCGGCCGCTTCCAGCGTCAAGACCGAATCGTGCGACGCAGTCGTCGGTGACTTGAGCTCAGACAGTTGCACGACCAGATCGGAGCCGGTCGACAAAATCACTGCCCGTTCGATGAAGTTTCCCAGTTCGCGCACGTTACCCGGCCAGGGATAGGCCTGCATGGCTTTCATCGCTTCGACAGGAATCGTTTCAACGCGTTTCTTCATCCGCATGGCGAATTTATGGGCAAAGTGTCGGGCCAGGACAGAGATGTCCTCTACACGCTCGCGCAGCGGGGGAACGGTAACGGGGAAGACTTTGAGCCGGTAGTAGAGGTCACTGCGAAACTTCTGTTCATCCACCATTTGATCGAGGTCGCGATTGGTGGCCGCGACGACCCGTACGTTCGTACGAATCGTGCGAGTGCCACCCAGCCGTTCGAATTCCTGCTCCTGGAGCACTCGGAGAAGCTTGACCTGGAGTTCCAGGGGAATTTCTCCGACTTCGTCGAGGAACAGCGTTCCTCGGTCGGCCAATTCAAACCGGCCGACCTTGGTCGCAATCGCCCCGGTGAAGGCTCCCTTTTCGTGCCCGAATAGTTCGCTTTCGAGCAAGCCGGTCGGAATCGCGGCGCAATTCAGCTTCACGAACGTGCGCTCCCGCCGGGTGCTCAAATTGTGGAGCGCGCGAGCGACGAGCTCTTTCCCGCTGCCCGTTTCGCCCAGGATCAAGACCGTAGAGTCCGTGGGGGCGACCGTCTCGATCTGCTTGAGGACCTGTTTGAGCGCGCGGCTCTCGCCGACAATTTCTTCAAAGTTGTAGTTGGTCTGAATTTCTTCTTCAAGATACAGTTTTTCTTCCGTTAACTTGTCCTTCAGTTGGGCAATCTGCTTATAAGCCAAGGCGTTCTCGACCGCAATGGCGACTTGCTGCGCGACCTGGCCGAGCAACTCGACGTCCTCCGACGTAAAGCCGTCATCTCTTCGTCGCCCCACGTTCAATGCGCCTAATGCGCGTTTGTGCGCAAGGAGCGGGAGAGAGCAGAACGATTTCACGCCACGGTCAAGGAGGTTCTGCGCGCAAGGCGAAGAGCTTGCCATCTCTTTCAGATCCGGTTCTCTGAACAACGCGGCTTTGCCCGTGTTGATCGCGAGGCAGGACGGGGACTCCGTACTTTCTTCGAGTGTTCCTTCCTCGATGAAACTTTCGTTTCTCTGAAAATCCAATACGTGAATACGCCACTCGCCGGTCCGTTCGTCGCAGAGCAGCAGGCTGGAGCCGTCGTGCTGGATCACTTTTCTCAAGCACTCACTGACGGCCGTGAACAAGTCGTTGAGATCCAGATGGGTGATGACGGCATTGTTCACTTCAAGCAGCAACCGCTGATGATCACGCTCACGCGTGAGTTGCGATTGAGTGGACTGCGCTCGTTCGTAGTTCAACGCATTTTCGACGGCGATGGCCACCTGTTTCGCGATTTGGTGCATGAATTCGATCTCGGATACGTCGTAGGTTCGGCGCTCCAGGCTGCCGAATCCCAGGGCGCCGAGGCGTTGGTTCGCGGTGGTCAGCGGCACGACGCAAAAAGACTGGACGCCGTTCTCCCGCAGCATTGCGATCAATTTGGAGAAGCGACGTTCGCTCGCAATGTCGGGCACGGTCAACGGTTGCTGCGTTTTCCAGACGAGACCGCCGGGGGACTCCTCGATCGGCAATTCGAGACCCGGCTTGATCGTTGCGGGCATCGACGTGACCAACAACCGGAGCCGCATGACATTCTTGGCCGGATCGTGCAGCACGATGTTGATGTAGTCGAAGGGCACGATGCGGGGAAGCCGCTGCGCGAGATCGCGCAAAAAGCGGTCCGCGTCGTGATGTAAAGCGATGGATTCCGTGACCTCCAGCAGAAGGCGCAGTCGATCCCGATCACTGACCAGATCCTGATGGTGCAGGACGTTGTCGACCGCCACTGCGACTTGCTTCCCGACCTGCCGGAGAAACTCCACGTCCGACTCGCTATAGGCGTCTCTCCGCAGGCTCGAAAATCCCATGGCGCCCAGTTGTCGCACGGCGGTGGTCAAGGGAACGACGCAAAATGAATTGACGCCGTCCTCCCGCATGCGATGAAGGACTTGCGGCCAGCGATGTTCGGCGGCAAGGTCGGACACGAGAACCGGCCGCTGCGTGAGGAAGACCAAGCCGGCGGGAGTTTCATCGACAGGCTCTTCATGGCCGCCCAAGAGCTCAGCCGGCACATTCGCTTGAATGGTCTGGAGGCGGATATGGTTGCGCATCGGGTCGTGCAAGGAGAGAGACACGAAATTCACCTGCATCACGCGGGAGAGCCGCTGAACGAGATCTCGAAAAAGTTCGTGTAGATCGCGGTGCGCCGAGATCGCTTCCGCGACCTCCAAGAGCGCCTGGTGCCGCTCGGTCAGCGCGCCATCCGGCGATGCAAAAGTGGGATCCATAGTTTCCGCGTAGTATGACGCATCGGATTGTCGCGGCTCAATAGGGGGCATTCCACCGGCTTGCGGAGGCCTCTGTTCGGTGGGCTTGCCGTTGGCTTGGTGAGAGAATCAAAAGGCGATGACTGCACCGGATATCATGAAGTCATGGTTGCTTCTCTTCGCCCGGCAGACCGGTGATCTCTCTTAGTGGCCTCACTTCGACTGTCCCGATCCGAGCGCCCGGCACCAGCTTGGCGATACGAACGGCGTCATCCTGATCCTGGGCTTCGATGAGAAAGTAGCCGGCGAGCTGCTCTTTCGTCTCGGCGAATGGCCCATCGGTGACCGTCGCCTTTCCGTTGCGCACCCGAACGACGATTCCTGTCGCCTCAGATCGCAGCGGGGAGGCATGAACGTATTGCCCTTTCCCGTCGAGCTGGTGGCAGAGCCGGATTGATTCCGCGAGCATGTCCTTCCGTTCGGTTTCTGGGATCTTGTTAAACATGTCTTCGTTGTGGTGGACCAGCAATAGATATTTCATGAGTAACCTCCCTCCGGTGACATAATAAGATGAACTGAAAATCGACAGGTTGATTCTGCGACTGCCTCAGGGCAAAAAGCGCCATCAACGGTTCTGCATTTTTTGGG contains the following coding sequences:
- a CDS encoding efflux RND transporter periplasmic adaptor subunit, whose product is MNRRNWIGTVLLLALVLSTGIGLIAWKYESIQDSVAASANQPEPMESITVAVAREMDHRQTTTSIGTVLALRSVMLKNELAGTVREVRLTPGQIVEAGTLLVALDVSVEEAELKAQEAQAALTRTVLTRRQNLNQELATTQEEVDRARADLDIARAQIARTRAIIAKKTLRAPFRARVGIADVHPGQYLDEGTLLTTLQGVGEAVHVDFTVAQQVAAGLRSGETVDVLAPGEALAIKAAIVALDARVDPTTRNAVVRARVEDTRHLLAPGASVRVQVPVGLSRKAVAIPVSALRKGPGGDQVFVIAPDQDLKTRAHVRRVESGTMVGDQVVIHAGLDVGETVAASGSFKLREGVLVAIAPDSSSQKQAQARTVHND
- a CDS encoding sigma 54-interacting transcriptional regulator; the protein is MDPTFASPDGALTERHQALLEVAEAISAHRDLHELFRDLVQRLSRVMQVNFVSLSLHDPMRNHIRLQTIQANVPAELLGGHEEPVDETPAGLVFLTQRPVLVSDLAAEHRWPQVLHRMREDGVNSFCVVPLTTAVRQLGAMGFSSLRRDAYSESDVEFLRQVGKQVAVAVDNVLHHQDLVSDRDRLRLLLEVTESIALHHDADRFLRDLAQRLPRIVPFDYINIVLHDPAKNVMRLRLLVTSMPATIKPGLELPIEESPGGLVWKTQQPLTVPDIASERRFSKLIAMLRENGVQSFCVVPLTTANQRLGALGFGSLERRTYDVSEIEFMHQIAKQVAIAVENALNYERAQSTQSQLTRERDHQRLLLEVNNAVITHLDLNDLFTAVSECLRKVIQHDGSSLLLCDERTGEWRIHVLDFQRNESFIEEGTLEESTESPSCLAINTGKAALFREPDLKEMASSSPCAQNLLDRGVKSFCSLPLLAHKRALGALNVGRRRDDGFTSEDVELLGQVAQQVAIAVENALAYKQIAQLKDKLTEEKLYLEEEIQTNYNFEEIVGESRALKQVLKQIETVAPTDSTVLILGETGSGKELVARALHNLSTRRERTFVKLNCAAIPTGLLESELFGHEKGAFTGAIATKVGRFELADRGTLFLDEVGEIPLELQVKLLRVLQEQEFERLGGTRTIRTNVRVVAATNRDLDQMVDEQKFRSDLYYRLKVFPVTVPPLRERVEDISVLARHFAHKFAMRMKKRVETIPVEAMKAMQAYPWPGNVRELGNFIERAVILSTGSDLVVQLSELKSPTTASHDSVLTLEAAERKHILHVLRDSKWTLGGPGGAAARLGMKRTTLHSKMRKLGIVRPS
- a CDS encoding YciI family protein encodes the protein MKYLLLVHHNEDMFNKIPETERKDMLAESIRLCHQLDGKGQYVHASPLRSEATGIVVRVRNGKATVTDGPFAETKEQLAGYFLIEAQDQDDAVRIAKLVPGARIGTVEVRPLREITGLPGEEKQP